One window of the Amycolatopsis mediterranei genome contains the following:
- a CDS encoding mechanosensitive ion channel family protein, protein MKDPSTFCYTVYDVTNNLWLAGSANWLITKPVKILMIIVIAFLVRLILRRLINRVTTLPKTGGKLPSMLRPLRERAPEVLGSAVIERRRQRAMTIGSVLKSMATFLVYGLAFILVLGELGIDLGPIIASAGIIGVAIGFGAQNLVKDFLSGIFMMVEDQYGVGDVVDVGEASGTVESVGLRITTLRDVKGTVWYVRNGEVLRVGNSSQGFAVALVDVPLGYTADVERAATVLAAAASTATESDALKDNILEPPEMLGVESVTPEGLQLRLTVKVRPGKQWAVQRALRAQLLAALEEAGFDPPLGRLFPPAAPTAGK, encoded by the coding sequence GTGAAGGACCCCAGCACGTTCTGTTACACGGTGTATGACGTCACGAACAACCTGTGGCTGGCGGGCTCGGCGAACTGGCTGATCACCAAGCCGGTCAAGATCCTGATGATCATCGTGATCGCGTTCCTGGTGCGCCTGATCCTGAGAAGGCTGATCAACCGCGTCACGACCCTGCCGAAGACGGGCGGCAAGCTCCCGTCGATGCTGCGTCCCCTGCGCGAGCGCGCCCCGGAGGTGCTCGGCTCGGCCGTCATCGAACGGCGTCGCCAGCGCGCGATGACCATCGGCTCGGTGCTGAAGTCGATGGCGACGTTCCTGGTCTACGGCCTGGCGTTCATCCTCGTGCTGGGCGAGCTCGGCATCGACCTCGGCCCGATCATCGCGTCGGCGGGCATCATCGGCGTCGCGATCGGGTTCGGCGCGCAGAACCTGGTCAAGGACTTCCTGTCCGGGATCTTCATGATGGTCGAGGACCAGTACGGCGTCGGCGACGTCGTGGACGTCGGCGAGGCGTCCGGCACGGTCGAGTCCGTCGGCCTCCGGATCACGACGCTGCGTGACGTCAAGGGCACGGTCTGGTACGTCCGCAACGGCGAAGTGCTGCGCGTCGGCAACTCGAGCCAGGGCTTCGCGGTGGCGCTCGTCGACGTCCCCCTCGGCTACACCGCCGACGTCGAGCGCGCGGCGACCGTGCTCGCGGCCGCGGCCTCCACGGCCACCGAGAGCGACGCGCTGAAGGACAACATCCTCGAGCCGCCGGAGATGCTGGGTGTGGAAAGCGTCACACCGGAAGGCCTCCAGTTGCGCCTGACGGTGAAGGTCCGGCCGGGCAAGCAGTGGGCGGTGCAGCGGGCGTTGCGCGCCCAGCTGCTGGCGGCCCTGGAGGAGGCCGGTTTCGACCCGCCCCTCGGCCGGTTGTTCCCGCCGGCGGCCCCGACAGCCGGGAAGTAG
- a CDS encoding glycoside hydrolase family 13 protein gives MTQEAWWRDAVFYQVYVRSFADSDGDGVGDLEGIHSRLGYLELLGVDALWLTPFYRSPMADHGYDIADPRDVDPMFGTLGDFDVLLTEAHKRNIKVTVDVVPNHTSNQHAWFKSAMAAAPGSPERDRYIFRDGVGPKGEDPPNNWVSAFGGPAWTRVPDGQWYLHLFAPQQPDLNWANPEVAADLERTLRFWLERGVDGFRIDVAHGMAKPPGLPDMDPRAGGQGPSHYYDPRWDHDGVHEIHQMIRKVLDEFPDAMAVGEIWVTDEERLSRYLRPDELHLAFNFRLVLTHFDADAMRTAIERSLTVPARTGAPATWTLGNHDVWRQVSRYGGGAAGVRRARAMALVELALPGAVYLYNGEELGLANVELSLSDMADPRAKTSGAEFGRDVSRVPLPWEGDLPPFGFSRNPRTWLPMPAEWAGLTVEKQIEDADSTLSLYRQAIELRKTHPAFGGDELEWYGAPAGCFAFRRRGGGLVCALNTSASPIALPPGEVLLSSSPLVAGKLPADSAVWLV, from the coding sequence ATGACCCAGGAAGCCTGGTGGCGCGATGCCGTCTTCTACCAGGTCTACGTTCGCTCGTTCGCCGACTCGGACGGCGACGGCGTCGGGGACCTGGAAGGCATCCACTCCCGGCTCGGTTACCTGGAGCTGCTGGGCGTCGACGCGCTGTGGCTGACGCCGTTCTACCGCTCCCCCATGGCCGACCACGGCTACGACATCGCCGACCCGCGGGACGTCGACCCGATGTTCGGCACCCTCGGCGACTTCGACGTGCTGCTCACCGAGGCGCACAAGCGGAACATCAAGGTCACCGTCGACGTGGTCCCCAACCACACCAGCAACCAGCACGCCTGGTTCAAGTCGGCGATGGCCGCCGCGCCGGGCAGCCCGGAGCGTGACCGCTACATCTTCCGCGACGGCGTCGGGCCGAAGGGCGAGGACCCGCCGAACAACTGGGTCAGCGCGTTCGGCGGCCCGGCCTGGACCCGGGTGCCGGACGGGCAGTGGTACCTGCACCTGTTCGCGCCGCAGCAGCCGGACCTGAACTGGGCCAACCCGGAGGTCGCCGCCGACCTCGAGCGCACCCTGCGGTTCTGGCTCGAACGCGGCGTCGACGGCTTCCGCATCGACGTCGCGCACGGCATGGCCAAGCCGCCCGGCCTGCCGGACATGGACCCGCGCGCCGGCGGGCAGGGGCCGAGCCACTACTACGACCCGCGCTGGGACCACGACGGCGTCCACGAGATCCACCAGATGATCCGCAAGGTGCTCGACGAATTCCCGGACGCGATGGCGGTCGGCGAGATCTGGGTGACCGACGAGGAACGCCTGTCGCGCTACCTGCGGCCCGACGAGCTGCACCTGGCGTTCAACTTCCGGCTGGTGCTGACCCACTTCGACGCCGACGCCATGCGCACGGCCATCGAGCGCTCCCTGACGGTCCCGGCCCGCACGGGCGCCCCGGCGACCTGGACGCTGGGCAACCACGACGTCTGGCGGCAGGTCAGCCGCTACGGCGGCGGTGCGGCGGGCGTCCGGCGAGCGCGGGCGATGGCGCTGGTGGAGCTGGCGCTGCCGGGCGCGGTGTACCTGTACAACGGCGAAGAGCTGGGGCTGGCGAACGTCGAGCTGTCCCTTTCGGACATGGCCGACCCGCGCGCGAAGACCAGCGGGGCCGAGTTCGGGCGGGACGTTTCGCGGGTGCCGCTGCCGTGGGAGGGCGACCTGCCGCCGTTCGGGTTCTCGCGCAACCCGCGCACGTGGCTGCCGATGCCGGCCGAGTGGGCCGGGCTGACGGTGGAGAAGCAGATCGAGGACGCGGACTCGACGCTTTCGCTGTACCGCCAGGCGATCGAGCTCCGCAAGACGCATCCGGCGTTCGGCGGTGACGAGCTGGAGTGGTACGGCGCGCCGGCCGGGTGTTTCGCCTTCCGGCGGCGCGGGGGTGGGCTGGTGTGCGCGCTGAACACCTCGGCCTCGCCGATCGCGTTGCCACCGGGTGAGGTGCTGCTGTCGAGCAGCCCGCTGGTGGCCGGCAAGCTGCCCGCGGATTCGGCCGTCTGGCTGGTTTGA
- a CDS encoding acyl-CoA thioesterase: protein MTYVAHVRPRWTDMDVYGHINHAKMVTLLEEARIPLLFEKAVEAGLEQLPKGIVVVRLEVAYKAPIVVSGQQLRIDIDLTELRAASFALAYRVRGGPSADDPVAVTAETVLAPYDTVALRPRRLTPAESEFLKQGFADA from the coding sequence GTGACCTACGTTGCGCACGTCCGCCCGCGCTGGACGGACATGGACGTCTACGGCCACATCAACCACGCGAAGATGGTGACGCTGCTCGAAGAGGCGCGGATCCCGCTGCTGTTCGAAAAGGCCGTCGAGGCCGGGCTCGAGCAGCTGCCGAAGGGCATCGTCGTGGTGCGGCTGGAAGTGGCCTACAAGGCGCCGATCGTGGTGTCCGGGCAGCAGCTGCGGATCGACATCGACCTGACCGAGCTGCGCGCGGCGAGCTTCGCGCTGGCCTACCGCGTCCGCGGCGGGCCGTCCGCGGACGACCCGGTGGCGGTCACGGCCGAGACCGTGCTGGCGCCGTACGACACGGTCGCGCTGCGGCCGCGTAGGCTCACCCCGGCCGAGTCGGAGTTTCTGAAGCAGGGGTTCGCGGATGCCTGA
- a CDS encoding NAD-glutamate dehydrogenase, producing MSSTGVSSLPGTGADAEPEFGRRSPASPEQIRDDLIDAAAGLAPEIGELVRLYYRHLPPEEIVGDEPVNLVGAVRSHLQLAKHRMPGRPAVRLLNPTVAEDGWAREATVVQVVTDDMPYLVDSIAAEFARDGVQVQRIVHPIVVVTRDLTGELQEVHPEADPAEPPANSAAESWMYIEIDFVTDRNRARELDNRLSSVLGDVREVVEDAEKMGQTACQLASELETAPPQLPADEVAEGARLLRWLADGHFTFLGYRRYELIENPASDEHAAPALRAVLASGLGVLRQDSLAARGLTAGPDTAATALAPTLLVLTQASAPSTVHRPVYPYYVGVKTFDAEGTVTGEHRFLGMFTTTALHENVLDIPVVGKRVREVIHRAGFPIESFSGQRMLEILQNWPRADLFSADSDSLYSTTTGAITLSDRRRLRLFLRRDPYGRFYSCLVYLPRDRYTTRSRLAMQEVLLEELEGTQLEYSARIGETVLAQVHFVVHTDPARRLEPDTLKIQDRLNDAVRTWDDRMVEAVLDERRERADGGVAVGIVGEESATEQGQRFAMVFPEGYKEDFTAEEALADLRSLDSLTDEGDLALSFYQPADAGPGERRFKLYLRGEGVTLSKVLPVLQAMGVEVVDERPYELHREDGGACWIYDFGLHVDQKMLDESDGEAVAELRGRFQDAFEAAWRGDAEVDGLNGLVLRAGLTWRQAAVLRAYSRYLRQVGSAFSQDYIQNTLLNHTQVATKLLRLFEARFDPQLSDADREAATDALTSELNAMIDEVTSLDEDRILRRLMAVIRATLRTNYHVTGADGKTRPYLAIKLDPAGVPDLPEPRPKFEIFVYSPRVEGVHLRFGEVARGGLRWSDRREDFRTEILGLVKAQAVKNAVIVPVGAKGGFVVKRPPAPSGDASIDRDAQLTEGIACYRMFISGLLDLTDNRIEGKTVPAPGVVRHDADDSYLVVAADKGTAKFSDIANEVSAQYGFWLGDAFASGGSVGYDHKAMGITAKGAWESVKRHFRELGKNTQTEDFTVVGIGDMMGDVFGNGMLLSEHIRLVAAFNHMHVFLDPDPDAAASYAERRRLFDLPRSSWDDYDRSLISEGGGIYPRTAKSIPISPQVRVALGLEEGVTALAPMDLIQAILLAPVELLWNGGIGTYVKAETESHQAAGDKANDAIRVDGHQLRVKVFGEGGNLGLTQLGRIEFARRGGPGGAGGKINTDALDNSAGVDCSDHEVNIKILLDHLVQTGKLEREQRNELLEEMTDEVGALVLKDNYRQNAVLGVSRAHAAPMLSVHARQVQALVSAGAFDRKLEALPSNSEFRELEKAGKGLTSPELATLLAHVKLELKDELLASDLPDSKVFAARLPEYFPKPLRERFGSAIGEHPLRRQIITTLIANEVVDGGGISFVYRLMEEMNATATDAVRAYAVVTQVFDLPALWQEIDALDNVVHTDVADEMVLETRRLLDRAARWFLTNRPQPLAPLSEIKRFGRVLGKLVPKIGDLLRGREAESVEKHVNELIAANVPEGLARRVSLLLHTYGLLDVTEVAELAEQQIGVDATHSPAETAELYYALSAHLDIDQMLTEISKLERGNRWHALARLSLRDDVYSSLRAITLDALRHSDPGSSGDAKIAQWEKTNASRLQRARVALDEITKSGRLDLATLSVAARQIRSTVR from the coding sequence ATGAGCTCGACCGGAGTCTCGTCCCTACCCGGAACCGGAGCCGACGCCGAACCCGAATTCGGCCGGCGCTCCCCGGCCAGCCCGGAGCAGATCAGGGACGACCTGATCGACGCCGCCGCCGGGCTGGCGCCGGAGATCGGTGAGCTCGTCCGGCTCTACTACCGGCACCTCCCGCCCGAAGAGATCGTCGGCGACGAGCCGGTCAACCTGGTCGGCGCCGTGCGGTCGCACCTGCAGCTGGCCAAGCACCGGATGCCCGGCCGCCCGGCCGTGCGGCTGCTGAACCCGACCGTCGCCGAAGACGGGTGGGCGCGGGAAGCCACCGTGGTGCAGGTCGTCACCGATGACATGCCCTACCTGGTCGACTCGATCGCCGCGGAGTTCGCCCGGGACGGCGTCCAGGTGCAGCGGATCGTTCACCCGATCGTGGTGGTCACCCGGGACCTCACCGGTGAGCTGCAGGAGGTCCACCCCGAAGCGGACCCGGCCGAGCCGCCCGCGAACTCGGCCGCCGAGTCGTGGATGTACATCGAGATCGACTTCGTCACCGATCGCAACCGGGCCCGCGAGCTCGACAACCGGCTCTCCAGCGTGCTGGGCGACGTCCGCGAGGTCGTCGAGGACGCCGAGAAGATGGGCCAGACGGCCTGCCAGCTGGCGAGCGAGCTGGAGACGGCCCCACCGCAGCTGCCCGCGGACGAGGTCGCCGAGGGCGCCCGCCTGCTGCGCTGGCTGGCCGACGGCCACTTCACCTTCCTCGGCTACCGCCGCTACGAGCTGATCGAGAACCCGGCTTCCGATGAGCACGCCGCGCCGGCCCTGCGCGCGGTCCTGGCCTCGGGCCTGGGCGTGCTGCGCCAGGACAGCCTGGCCGCCCGCGGCCTGACCGCCGGCCCGGACACCGCCGCCACCGCCCTAGCGCCCACGTTGCTGGTGCTGACCCAGGCGAGCGCGCCCTCGACCGTGCACCGGCCGGTCTACCCGTACTACGTCGGCGTGAAGACCTTCGACGCCGAGGGCACCGTCACCGGCGAGCACCGCTTCCTCGGCATGTTCACCACCACCGCGCTGCACGAGAACGTCCTCGACATCCCCGTCGTCGGCAAGCGGGTCCGCGAGGTCATCCACCGCGCCGGCTTCCCGATCGAGTCGTTCTCCGGCCAGCGGATGCTCGAGATCCTGCAGAACTGGCCGCGCGCCGACCTGTTCTCCGCCGACAGCGACTCGCTGTACTCGACGACGACCGGCGCGATCACCCTCTCCGATCGCCGCCGGCTGCGGCTGTTCCTGCGCCGCGACCCGTACGGCCGCTTCTACTCCTGCCTCGTCTACCTCCCGCGCGACCGCTACACGACGCGCTCGCGGCTGGCGATGCAGGAAGTCCTGCTCGAAGAGCTCGAAGGCACCCAGCTCGAGTACAGCGCGCGGATCGGCGAGACCGTCCTGGCGCAGGTGCACTTCGTCGTGCACACCGACCCGGCGCGCCGGCTCGAGCCGGACACGCTCAAGATCCAGGACCGGCTGAACGACGCCGTGCGCACCTGGGACGACCGGATGGTCGAGGCGGTGCTGGACGAACGCCGTGAGCGCGCCGATGGCGGGGTCGCGGTCGGGATCGTCGGCGAGGAATCGGCCACCGAGCAGGGCCAGCGCTTCGCGATGGTCTTCCCCGAGGGCTACAAGGAGGACTTCACCGCCGAAGAGGCGCTGGCCGACCTCCGCTCACTCGACTCGCTCACCGACGAAGGCGACCTGGCGCTGTCGTTCTACCAGCCCGCCGACGCCGGGCCGGGCGAACGGCGCTTCAAGCTCTACCTGCGCGGTGAGGGCGTGACGCTCTCGAAGGTGCTCCCGGTGCTGCAGGCCATGGGCGTCGAGGTGGTTGACGAGCGGCCGTACGAGCTGCATCGCGAGGACGGCGGCGCGTGCTGGATCTACGACTTCGGCCTGCACGTCGACCAGAAGATGCTCGACGAGTCCGACGGCGAAGCCGTCGCCGAGCTGCGCGGCCGCTTCCAGGACGCCTTCGAGGCCGCCTGGCGGGGTGACGCCGAGGTCGACGGCCTCAACGGCCTCGTCCTGCGCGCCGGGCTCACCTGGCGCCAGGCCGCCGTGCTGCGCGCGTACTCGCGGTACCTGCGCCAGGTCGGCAGCGCGTTCTCCCAGGACTACATCCAGAACACGCTGCTGAACCACACCCAGGTCGCGACCAAGCTCCTGCGGCTGTTCGAGGCCCGGTTCGACCCGCAGCTGTCCGACGCCGACCGCGAGGCCGCGACCGACGCGCTGACGAGCGAGCTCAACGCGATGATCGACGAGGTCACCAGCCTCGACGAGGACCGGATCCTGCGGCGCCTGATGGCCGTCATCCGGGCCACCCTGCGGACGAATTACCACGTCACCGGCGCCGACGGGAAGACGCGGCCGTACCTGGCCATCAAGCTCGACCCGGCCGGCGTGCCCGACCTGCCCGAGCCGCGGCCGAAGTTCGAGATCTTCGTGTACTCGCCGCGCGTCGAGGGCGTGCACCTGCGTTTCGGCGAGGTCGCGCGCGGTGGCCTGCGCTGGTCGGACCGGCGCGAGGACTTCCGCACCGAGATCCTCGGCCTGGTCAAGGCGCAGGCGGTGAAGAACGCGGTGATCGTGCCCGTGGGCGCGAAGGGCGGCTTCGTCGTCAAGCGGCCGCCGGCCCCGAGCGGCGACGCGAGCATCGACCGCGACGCCCAGCTCACCGAGGGCATCGCCTGCTACCGCATGTTCATCTCCGGCCTGCTCGACCTGACCGACAACCGGATCGAGGGCAAGACCGTGCCCGCCCCGGGGGTCGTCCGGCACGACGCCGACGACTCCTACCTGGTCGTCGCCGCCGACAAGGGCACCGCGAAGTTCTCCGACATCGCCAACGAGGTCTCCGCGCAGTACGGCTTCTGGCTCGGCGACGCCTTCGCCTCCGGCGGCTCGGTCGGCTACGACCACAAGGCCATGGGCATCACGGCGAAGGGCGCTTGGGAGAGCGTCAAGCGGCACTTCCGCGAGCTGGGCAAAAACACCCAGACCGAGGACTTCACCGTGGTCGGCATCGGCGACATGATGGGGGACGTCTTCGGCAACGGCATGCTGCTGTCCGAGCACATCCGCCTGGTCGCGGCGTTCAACCACATGCACGTCTTCCTCGACCCGGATCCGGACGCGGCAGCGTCGTACGCCGAGCGCCGCCGGCTGTTCGACCTGCCGCGCAGCTCGTGGGACGACTACGACCGTTCGCTGATCAGCGAAGGCGGCGGGATCTACCCGCGCACGGCGAAGTCGATCCCGATCAGCCCGCAGGTCCGCGTGGCCCTCGGGCTCGAGGAGGGCGTCACCGCGCTGGCGCCGATGGACCTGATCCAGGCGATCCTGCTGGCCCCGGTCGAGCTGCTGTGGAACGGCGGCATCGGCACCTACGTCAAGGCGGAGACCGAAAGCCACCAGGCAGCCGGTGACAAGGCCAACGACGCCATCCGCGTCGACGGCCACCAGCTGCGCGTCAAGGTGTTCGGCGAAGGCGGCAACCTCGGCCTCACGCAGCTCGGCCGGATCGAGTTCGCCCGCCGCGGCGGCCCGGGCGGCGCCGGCGGCAAGATCAACACCGACGCACTCGACAACTCGGCCGGGGTCGACTGCTCCGACCACGAGGTCAACATCAAGATCCTGCTCGACCACCTCGTCCAGACCGGCAAGCTGGAGCGCGAACAGCGCAACGAGCTGCTGGAGGAGATGACCGACGAGGTCGGCGCGCTGGTCCTCAAGGACAACTACCGGCAGAACGCCGTGCTCGGCGTCAGCCGGGCGCACGCCGCGCCGATGCTGTCGGTGCACGCGCGCCAGGTGCAGGCGCTGGTGTCGGCGGGCGCGTTCGACCGCAAGCTCGAGGCACTGCCGAGCAACTCGGAGTTCCGCGAGCTGGAGAAGGCGGGCAAGGGCCTCACCTCGCCGGAGCTGGCGACCCTGCTCGCGCACGTCAAGCTGGAGCTGAAGGACGAGCTGCTGGCCAGCGACCTGCCCGACTCGAAGGTGTTCGCGGCCCGGCTGCCCGAGTACTTCCCGAAGCCGTTGCGCGAGCGGTTCGGCTCCGCGATCGGCGAACACCCGCTGCGCCGCCAGATCATCACCACGCTGATCGCCAACGAAGTGGTCGACGGCGGTGGCATCTCGTTCGTCTACCGGCTGATGGAGGAGATGAACGCGACGGCGACGGACGCGGTGCGCGCGTACGCCGTGGTGACGCAGGTGTTCGACCTGCCCGCGCTGTGGCAGGAGATCGACGCGCTCGACAACGTCGTGCACACCGACGTCGCCGACGAGATGGTGCTGGAGACGCGGCGGCTGCTCGACCGGGCCGCGCGCTGGTTCCTCACCAACCGGCCGCAGCCGCTGGCCCCGCTCTCGGAGATCAAGCGCTTCGGCCGCGTGCTGGGCAAGCTGGTGCCGAAGATCGGCGACCTGCTGCGCGGCCGCGAGGCCGAGTCGGTGGAAAAGCACGTGAACGAGCTGATCGCCGCGAACGTGCCGGAGGGGCTGGCCCGCCGGGTTTCGCTGCTGCTGCACACCTACGGCCTGCTCGACGTCACCGAGGTGGCCGAGCTCGCCGAGCAGCAGATCGGCGTGGACGCCACGCACAGCCCGGCCGAGACGGCGGAGCTGTACTACGCGCTCTCGGCGCACCTGGACATCGACCAGATGCTCACCGAGATCAGCAAGCTCGAACGCGGCAACCGCTGGCACGCGCTCGCCCGGCTTTCGCTGCGCGACGACGTCTACAGCTCGCTGCGCGCGATCACGCTGGATGCGTTGCGGCACAGCGATCCCGGCTCGTCCGGGGACGCCAAGATCGCGCAGTGGGAGAAGACGAACGCGTCCCGGCTGCAGCGGGCGCGCGTCGCGCTCGACGAGATCACCAAGTCCGGCCGGCTCGACCTGGCGACGCTTTCGGTGGCGGCCCGCCAGATCCGGAGCACAGTACGGTGA
- the ettA gene encoding energy-dependent translational throttle protein EttA has protein sequence MAEFIYTMKKVRKTVGDKVILDDVSTAFYPGAKIGVVGPNGAGKSTVLKIMAGIEQASNGEAFLQPGASVGILMQEPELNEEKTVRQNVEEGLGEVKVKLDRYNEVLKLMETEYTEELMEEMGQLQEELDHADAWELDSTVEQAMDALRCPPPDEGVSHLSGGERRRVALCKLLLSAPDLLLLDEPTNHLDAESVLWLEQFLSRYAGAVLAVTHDRYFLDNVAQWIMEIDRGRVVGYEGNYSTYLEKKRERLEVQGKKDQKLAKRLKTELEWVRSNAKARQTKSRSRLDRYEEMAAEADKHRKLDFEEIQIPPGPRLGNVVVEVEKLRKGFDERVLIDGLSFDLPRNGIVGVIGPNGVGKTTLFKTIVGLEEPDGGEVKIGETVKLSYVDQNRGGIDPKKTVWQVVSDELDYIHVGQTEMPSRAYVSAFGFKGPDQQKPAGVLSGGERNRLNLALTLKQGGNLILLDEPTNDLDVETLGSLENALEQFPGCAVVISHDRWFLDRVATHILAWEGTDENPAQWFWFEGNFEGYEKNKVERMGAEAARPHRVTHRKLTRD, from the coding sequence ATGGCCGAGTTCATCTACACCATGAAGAAGGTGCGCAAGACCGTCGGGGACAAGGTCATCCTCGACGACGTCAGCACCGCGTTCTACCCCGGCGCCAAGATCGGCGTGGTGGGGCCGAACGGTGCCGGTAAGTCCACCGTTCTCAAGATCATGGCGGGGATCGAGCAGGCCAGCAACGGCGAAGCGTTCCTCCAGCCCGGCGCCTCCGTCGGCATCCTCATGCAGGAGCCGGAGCTCAACGAGGAGAAGACGGTCCGGCAGAACGTCGAGGAAGGTCTCGGCGAAGTCAAGGTCAAGCTCGACCGGTACAACGAGGTCCTCAAGCTCATGGAGACCGAGTACACCGAAGAGCTGATGGAGGAGATGGGCCAGCTCCAGGAGGAGCTGGACCACGCCGACGCCTGGGAGCTCGACTCGACCGTCGAGCAGGCGATGGACGCGCTGCGCTGCCCGCCGCCGGACGAAGGCGTCTCCCACCTCTCCGGTGGTGAGCGCCGCCGGGTCGCGCTGTGCAAACTGCTGCTGTCGGCGCCCGACCTGCTGCTGCTCGACGAGCCCACCAACCACCTGGACGCCGAAAGTGTCCTGTGGCTGGAGCAGTTCCTCTCCCGCTACGCCGGCGCCGTCCTCGCCGTCACCCACGACCGGTACTTCCTGGACAACGTGGCCCAGTGGATCATGGAGATCGACCGCGGCCGCGTCGTCGGCTACGAGGGCAACTACTCGACGTACCTGGAGAAGAAGCGCGAGCGCCTCGAGGTCCAGGGCAAGAAGGACCAGAAGCTCGCGAAGCGCCTGAAGACCGAACTCGAGTGGGTGCGGTCCAACGCGAAGGCGCGGCAGACGAAGTCCCGCTCGCGCCTCGACCGCTACGAGGAGATGGCGGCCGAGGCGGACAAACACCGCAAGCTCGACTTCGAAGAGATCCAGATCCCGCCGGGCCCGCGGCTGGGCAACGTCGTGGTCGAGGTCGAGAAGCTGCGCAAGGGCTTCGACGAGCGCGTCCTCATCGACGGCCTGTCGTTCGACCTGCCGCGCAACGGCATCGTCGGCGTGATCGGCCCGAACGGCGTCGGCAAGACCACGCTGTTCAAGACCATCGTCGGGCTCGAGGAGCCGGACGGCGGCGAGGTCAAGATCGGCGAGACGGTCAAACTGTCCTATGTGGACCAGAACCGCGGCGGGATCGACCCGAAGAAGACCGTCTGGCAGGTCGTCTCCGACGAGCTGGACTACATCCACGTCGGGCAGACCGAAATGCCGTCGCGCGCGTACGTCAGCGCGTTCGGCTTCAAGGGCCCGGACCAGCAGAAGCCGGCGGGCGTGCTCTCCGGTGGTGAGCGCAACCGGCTCAACCTCGCGCTGACGCTCAAGCAGGGCGGGAACCTGATCCTGCTCGACGAGCCGACGAACGACCTGGACGTCGAGACGCTGGGCTCGCTGGAGAACGCGCTGGAGCAGTTCCCCGGCTGCGCCGTCGTGATCTCCCACGACCGGTGGTTCCTCGACCGGGTCGCGACGCACATCCTGGCCTGGGAAGGCACCGACGAGAACCCCGCGCAGTGGTTCTGGTTCGAGGGCAACTTCGAAGGGTACGAGAAGAACAAGGTGGAGCGGATGGGCGCCGAGGCTGCCCGCCCGCACCGTGTCACCCATCGCAAGCTGACCCGCGACTGA